In one window of Chryseobacterium phocaeense DNA:
- a CDS encoding DUF4230 domain-containing protein: MRNSKVILSFAAGILVMLALFWGFRSCLNPTSKTEKSDYYILTNQISKMNKMVVMEQNVSSMQKTKMGYEVFGKEVSNNSIITYTKTNAQVSYDLNKMKMEVDSINKKLVITELPEAEIRITPSVEIQSLDDSFFNRISEKDIKNVTQKAKETAINSINQNQLRTEGRKQLMENLNNIFVLAKALNYTIEDETGKLGVLGL, encoded by the coding sequence TTGAGAAATTCCAAAGTAATTCTATCGTTTGCAGCAGGTATCCTTGTGATGCTGGCTCTTTTTTGGGGGTTCAGATCCTGTTTGAATCCTACATCAAAGACGGAAAAATCCGATTATTATATTCTGACCAACCAGATTTCAAAAATGAATAAAATGGTGGTGATGGAACAGAATGTTTCCAGCATGCAGAAAACCAAAATGGGCTATGAAGTGTTCGGAAAAGAAGTTTCAAACAACAGCATTATCACGTATACCAAAACTAACGCCCAGGTTTCTTATGATCTCAATAAAATGAAAATGGAAGTGGACTCCATTAACAAAAAACTGGTGATCACGGAGCTTCCTGAAGCTGAGATCAGGATTACGCCAAGTGTGGAGATCCAGTCGCTGGACGATTCTTTTTTCAACAGGATTTCGGAAAAGGATATAAAAAATGTGACCCAGAAAGCTAAAGAAACTGCCATTAACTCAATTAATCAGAATCAGCTGAGAACAGAAGGCCGTAAACAATTAATGGAAAATCTTAACAATATTTTCGTTTTGGCAAAAGCTTTGAATTATACTATAGAAGACGAAACCGGCAAACTCGGTGTATTAGGACTCTAA
- a CDS encoding TlpA family protein disulfide reductase, with translation MKKFITHIVAVSSFALATQQLSAQKVVMNREVETQNDGKMLLGNQFKEQFLKAPYADWYVKEHDEYAIDQKAVDELRKAKINTYSLVVFMGTWCEDSHRDFPRLMKILDELKYPDNKLTIIAVNRKKESPTGDEVRYNIQKVPTIIVEKYGKEIGRIIEMPTTGYIERDLVQILKKDDSSVIKEIFSK, from the coding sequence ATGAAGAAATTTATTACCCATATTGTTGCCGTTTCAAGCTTTGCCCTGGCTACCCAGCAGCTCAGCGCCCAGAAAGTGGTGATGAACCGTGAAGTGGAAACTCAGAATGACGGCAAAATGCTTCTGGGAAACCAGTTCAAAGAGCAGTTTTTAAAAGCTCCGTACGCAGACTGGTATGTGAAAGAACATGATGAGTATGCCATAGACCAGAAAGCTGTGGACGAATTAAGAAAGGCTAAGATCAATACCTATTCACTGGTTGTTTTTATGGGAACCTGGTGTGAAGACAGCCACAGGGACTTTCCAAGGCTGATGAAGATCCTTGATGAATTAAAGTATCCTGACAATAAATTAACGATTATTGCGGTCAACCGTAAAAAGGAATCTCCTACCGGGGATGAAGTGCGTTATAATATCCAGAAGGTTCCGACGATTATCGTAGAAAAATACGGTAAAGAAATCGGAAGGATCATTGAAATGCCTACAACAGGATATATTGAAAGGGATCTTGTTCAGATTCTGAAAAAAGACGACAGTTCTGTAATCAAAGAAATTTTTAGCAAATAA
- a CDS encoding pyrophosphohydrolase domain-containing protein — MDKIDSLNQVAEFHTTFKAPILDTPQIPSQDRCNLRVELLQEELNELKQAIADNNIVEIADALCDLQYVLSGAVLEFGLGSKFVELFNEVQRSNMSKACDTAEQAEETVAFYKEKEVESFYEKSGEKFNVYRQADHKVLKNKYYSPADLKTIIEK, encoded by the coding sequence ATGGATAAAATTGATAGTCTGAACCAGGTAGCAGAATTCCACACCACTTTTAAAGCCCCTATTTTAGATACCCCACAAATTCCTTCACAGGACAGATGCAACCTCAGGGTTGAACTTTTACAGGAAGAATTAAATGAGCTGAAGCAGGCTATTGCGGATAATAATATTGTAGAAATTGCTGATGCTCTTTGTGACCTTCAGTATGTTTTGAGCGGAGCTGTCCTGGAATTCGGACTTGGCAGTAAATTTGTAGAGCTATTCAACGAAGTGCAGCGTTCCAATATGTCTAAAGCTTGTGATACAGCGGAACAGGCAGAAGAGACCGTAGCATTTTACAAGGAAAAGGAAGTAGAATCTTTTTATGAAAAATCCGGAGAGAAATTTAATGTCTACAGACAGGCAGACCATAAAGTTCTTAAAAACAAATACTACTCCCCTGCAGATTTAAAAACAATTATCGAAAAATAG
- a CDS encoding glycohydrolase toxin TNT-related protein has product MKHLFKYIFFLSVTLFSVACSSDDDEEIISTLPPVTHVFYKNADELALTYDTSGTVGQTIRNQAYDLYKQGKWSELEALFKANNLNGGWPPANGGYNIVDDVPFQMGQKFDRYSGAIGNYDGTGVPTLGGSFTSPIINGYVYTFSQRALNQPENAYDFYYEIDVVNNSLPFKSQIGDVIPWFNQVGGGKQTMWKIPIDINTGYQKTWNKLAQEGYVKITIKKSPSGKYNNIVGTVIQQ; this is encoded by the coding sequence ATGAAACACTTATTCAAGTACATTTTCTTCTTATCCGTCACTCTTTTTTCAGTTGCCTGCAGCTCAGACGACGATGAGGAAATAATCTCTACCCTGCCACCCGTTACCCATGTTTTTTACAAGAATGCTGATGAACTGGCTTTAACCTACGATACATCCGGAACGGTAGGTCAGACCATAAGAAACCAGGCTTATGACCTATATAAGCAAGGAAAATGGAGCGAATTGGAAGCCCTGTTTAAAGCCAATAATCTGAATGGCGGATGGCCGCCAGCCAACGGAGGGTATAATATCGTGGATGATGTTCCTTTCCAGATGGGACAGAAATTCGACAGATACAGCGGAGCAATCGGAAACTATGACGGTACCGGGGTCCCAACCTTAGGTGGAAGCTTTACGAGCCCTATCATCAACGGATATGTATACACTTTTTCACAAAGGGCTTTAAACCAACCGGAAAATGCCTATGACTTTTATTATGAAATTGATGTTGTGAATAATTCACTACCTTTCAAGTCTCAGATTGGCGATGTTATTCCATGGTTCAATCAAGTGGGTGGCGGCAAACAGACTATGTGGAAAATTCCTATTGATATCAATACCGGATATCAGAAAACCTGGAACAAACTGGCACAGGAAGGCTATGTAAAAATCACCATCAAAAAAAGTCCGAGCGGAAAATATAATAATATCGTAGGTACCGTTATTCAGCAATAA
- a CDS encoding GEVED domain-containing protein: MKKKLSVTVMLLISGITFAQTDQLWSKDLSQKKIKILKNQEDLNHPKIYKLDINRLKEALSKAPKTLTGRQKSKTIISFPNSEGKMENFQVTEHSNLSPELEAKYPDIKSYVGQNTADPGATIYFSVSPLGLSSMEIYADKSAVFIEPYTEDLSSYVVYKTSDKKNNLSQFECSVVDVAEKEINKTNHTARPNADDARLRTFRLALSCTGEYTAYFGGTKANALAAMNNTMTHVNGIFEKDFSARMVLIANNDRLIYTNSTTDPYSNKSQWKSELQKNLTSTIGHASYDIGHLFATGNGGGNAGCIGCVCIDGLKGSGFTSPVNGGPSGYFFNNIVTHEMGHQFGANHTFSHGNEGTGANMEPGSGSTIMGYAGITPQDVQRQHDIFFHAKSIQQVTDNIKTKACPVSRTTGNTIPTADAGLDYTIPKGTPFMLTGTGIDTNGDSLTYIWEQMDSASSSQTGANSAASTTKESGPNFRSWTPTTSPIRYFPRMASVLEGATTTPGSEIMVEALSDVARSLNFRFTVRDNRPGGSGNNSDDALITVNETAGPFKISSQYSAVTYAAGHSKVVTWDVAGTTANNVNAEKVDILWSTDNGDTWIPILEKTPNDSTQRIKIPNTLTTKGRIMVKGSNHIFFDVNNADITVKEYCQASANDTTKEKIGNVQFATINNSSTGTSGYENFTSISATVTQGKTYTISVDPVRTSAEYKEAYAVYIDYNGDGDFDDTGELAWSQTASATAPVTGSIIIPATATLGSTRMRVIMQYDTNPPSPCGSYTRGQVEDYTLNIASEYCSASANDTTKERIGNVKFGTINNSSTGTAGYENFTSLSTDLTQGNNYTISVTPMWASTAYNEAYEVYIDYNNDGSFADKEELVWSKNNSTDSPVTGNITIPATAATGAKRMRVIMQYDSLPTSSCGSITRGQVEDYTVNIISANNISSGRAARETRKALTDIQLHPNPVDTILNISNTTSEEYKIFDMAGKLVNSGKLERGTVNVAQLPKGNYLIQIGDTVKKFIKD; encoded by the coding sequence ATGAAAAAAAAATTATCAGTGACTGTGATGCTTCTGATTTCAGGTATCACCTTCGCTCAGACTGACCAACTCTGGTCAAAAGATTTATCCCAGAAAAAGATAAAAATACTTAAAAATCAGGAAGACCTTAATCATCCTAAAATCTACAAGCTGGATATAAACAGATTAAAGGAGGCGCTTTCCAAAGCTCCCAAAACACTAACCGGCAGGCAAAAATCAAAAACCATTATCTCATTTCCTAATTCCGAAGGGAAAATGGAAAATTTCCAGGTAACGGAACATTCAAACCTGTCCCCTGAACTTGAAGCAAAATATCCGGATATTAAATCCTATGTAGGACAAAATACAGCAGATCCAGGCGCAACTATCTATTTCAGTGTTTCTCCTTTAGGGCTTTCATCTATGGAAATTTATGCCGATAAATCAGCGGTTTTTATAGAGCCATATACTGAAGACTTATCTTCATATGTTGTTTATAAAACATCTGATAAAAAAAATAATCTCAGTCAATTTGAATGTAGTGTAGTTGATGTTGCAGAGAAAGAAATAAACAAAACGAATCATACAGCCAGACCTAATGCTGATGATGCACGGCTGAGAACATTCAGACTGGCTCTTTCATGCACAGGAGAATATACTGCTTATTTTGGAGGAACCAAAGCCAATGCTTTGGCTGCTATGAATAACACCATGACTCACGTGAACGGTATTTTTGAAAAAGATTTTTCTGCAAGGATGGTATTAATAGCTAATAATGACAGACTTATTTACACCAATTCCACAACGGATCCCTATTCTAATAAAAGTCAATGGAAGTCAGAATTACAAAAAAATCTTACAAGCACCATTGGCCATGCATCATATGATATCGGGCATCTGTTTGCAACCGGAAACGGCGGAGGCAATGCCGGATGTATTGGATGCGTCTGTATTGATGGTTTAAAAGGCAGTGGATTTACTTCTCCCGTTAACGGAGGACCTTCAGGATATTTTTTTAATAATATTGTCACCCATGAAATGGGACACCAGTTTGGCGCTAACCACACCTTCTCCCATGGAAATGAGGGTACAGGTGCGAATATGGAACCTGGTTCCGGATCCACCATCATGGGATACGCGGGAATTACTCCTCAGGATGTTCAGCGGCAGCATGATATATTTTTCCATGCCAAAAGCATCCAACAGGTTACTGATAATATCAAAACCAAAGCATGTCCGGTAAGCAGGACAACCGGAAATACTATTCCTACAGCCGATGCCGGCCTGGACTACACCATTCCAAAAGGCACTCCATTTATGCTAACGGGAACCGGAATTGACACCAACGGAGATTCATTAACCTATATCTGGGAACAGATGGATAGTGCTTCTTCATCCCAGACCGGAGCGAACTCTGCAGCAAGTACTACCAAAGAATCCGGTCCCAATTTCAGATCATGGACTCCAACCACTTCTCCGATCAGATATTTCCCGAGAATGGCATCTGTACTGGAAGGTGCCACCACTACTCCAGGTTCCGAGATTATGGTAGAAGCATTATCTGATGTAGCAAGATCTTTAAATTTCAGATTTACTGTACGTGATAATAGACCCGGAGGCTCAGGAAATAATTCAGATGATGCTTTAATTACAGTAAACGAAACTGCAGGACCATTCAAAATATCTTCACAATACTCAGCTGTTACCTATGCTGCGGGACATTCAAAAGTAGTTACCTGGGATGTTGCAGGAACCACTGCCAATAATGTGAACGCTGAGAAAGTAGATATTCTGTGGTCAACAGACAATGGAGATACATGGATCCCTATCCTTGAAAAAACACCCAATGACAGTACTCAGCGGATAAAAATCCCCAATACATTGACTACTAAAGGAAGAATCATGGTAAAAGGCTCAAATCACATATTCTTTGATGTCAACAATGCAGATATTACAGTGAAAGAATACTGCCAGGCCTCTGCAAACGATACAACAAAAGAAAAAATAGGAAATGTGCAGTTCGCAACCATCAATAATTCTTCAACAGGAACTTCCGGCTATGAAAACTTCACTTCGATATCCGCCACTGTAACCCAGGGAAAGACCTATACCATTTCAGTAGATCCAGTGCGGACTTCGGCTGAATATAAAGAAGCTTACGCTGTATATATAGATTATAACGGTGATGGTGATTTTGATGATACCGGAGAACTTGCATGGTCCCAAACGGCTTCTGCTACCGCACCTGTTACAGGAAGCATTATCATTCCCGCCACAGCCACTCTGGGGTCTACAAGAATGAGAGTAATTATGCAGTATGATACCAATCCCCCATCTCCATGTGGTTCATACACACGCGGACAAGTGGAAGATTACACATTAAATATTGCTTCGGAATATTGCTCAGCTTCCGCAAATGATACGACAAAAGAAAGAATTGGAAATGTAAAGTTCGGGACCATAAACAATTCATCAACAGGGACCGCAGGGTATGAAAACTTCACTTCTCTTTCTACTGACCTGACTCAGGGAAATAATTACACCATCTCGGTAACCCCTATGTGGGCCTCAACAGCTTACAACGAAGCGTATGAAGTGTATATCGATTATAATAATGATGGTAGCTTTGCAGACAAGGAGGAGCTGGTGTGGTCTAAAAATAATTCTACCGACAGCCCGGTTACCGGAAATATTACCATTCCAGCCACGGCAGCTACCGGAGCGAAAAGAATGAGAGTGATCATGCAATACGATTCTCTCCCTACATCTTCATGCGGATCCATTACACGTGGCCAGGTTGAAGATTACACCGTGAATATAATTTCCGCAAATAATATTTCTTCAGGAAGGGCAGCTCGGGAAACCAGAAAAGCACTGACAGACATTCAATTACACCCTAATCCTGTAGATACTATCCTGAATATTTCCAATACCACGTCAGAAGAATATAAAATCTTCGATATGGCCGGAAAACTTGTTAACTCGGGAAAACTTGAACGAGGTACCGTTAATGTAGCTCAGCTTCCAAAAGGCAATTATCTGATCCAGATTGGAGATACCGTTAAAAAATTCATTAAAGATTAG
- a CDS encoding reprolysin-like metallopeptidase, which yields MKKQLSMIGMLLITGISFAQTDRLWSEGSKKAPSDIFENKTLITNPKIYSLDFEGLKNALAKAPKRLAAGEKSEIIISFPNSQGKMENFKVRENSNFDPQLAAKYPDIKSYVGEGLDDPNSTVYFSISPLGLSFMEIYGDKSAVFIEPYTKDLSSYVVYRKSDKKDDLNKFECTVIDVAQKGVSNANIAARPNADDAKLRTFRLALSTTGEYTAYFGGTKANALAAMNNTMTRVNGVFEKDFAARMVLISNNDAVIYTNASTDPYSAASGMSSWNSQLQSTLTSVIGEANYDIGHLFGASGGGGNAGCIGCVCTNGSKGSGYTSPADAIPSGDNFDIDYVAHEMGHQFGGNHTFSHGNEGTGVNMEPGSGSTIMGYAGITGQDVQPHSDAFFHAVSIQQITNNIKAKTCPVSTSTGNAIPTANAGLDYTIPKGTPFMLTGTGTDANGDSLTYIWEQMDNASSSQTGASSAASATKASGPTFRSWTPTTSPTRYFPRMASILTGATTTAGSEITVEALSNVARSLNFRFTVRDNRSGGSGNNSDDALITVNATAGPFSVSSQNSATSYVGGSSQTVTWNVAGTTANNVNAANVDILWSTDSGNTWTTLLAGTPNDGSQAVTIPNSSTTTGRIMVKGSNHIFFDVNNANITVNAGSGTDTVAPTAPTLAASGTTATTTNLSWSGATDNVGVTGYDVYMNGSIIGNTASTTYTVTSLTPATTYSFTVKSKDAAGNVSPSSNTVNVTTLSGGTVTYCTAGATNTADERIGNVKFGTINNTSTGTAGYENFTSVSTNVTKGSSYTISVTPTWTSTVYSETYAVYIDYNGDGDFTDSGELAWTKAASTTSPATGNITIPATAATGSTRMRVMMKYSSLPTSSCGTYTYGQVEDYTLNIVSSGRGEALDTKDLMATDIKLYPNPVRDMLHVSNTTSEDYKIFDMGGKLITSGKLERGSVNVNSLIKGAYMIQIGETSKRFIKN from the coding sequence ATGAAAAAACAATTATCCATGATCGGGATGCTTCTGATTACAGGCATTTCGTTCGCGCAGACTGACCGTCTATGGAGTGAAGGTTCAAAAAAAGCACCTTCTGACATTTTTGAAAACAAAACCCTGATCACTAATCCCAAGATTTACAGCCTGGATTTTGAAGGATTAAAGAACGCACTTGCCAAAGCTCCCAAAAGACTCGCCGCGGGAGAAAAATCTGAAATCATCATTTCTTTTCCTAATTCCCAGGGAAAAATGGAAAATTTCAAAGTAAGGGAAAATTCAAACTTCGACCCTCAGCTTGCCGCGAAATATCCGGATATCAAATCTTATGTAGGCGAAGGCCTTGACGATCCAAATTCAACGGTTTATTTCAGCATCTCTCCACTCGGACTTTCTTTTATGGAGATTTACGGTGATAAATCCGCTGTTTTCATCGAACCTTACACCAAAGACCTTTCTTCTTACGTAGTTTATAGAAAATCTGACAAGAAAGATGATCTTAACAAATTTGAGTGTACAGTTATAGATGTAGCCCAAAAAGGTGTATCCAACGCTAATATTGCCGCCAGACCTAATGCGGATGATGCTAAATTAAGAACATTCCGACTGGCCCTTTCAACTACAGGAGAATACACTGCTTATTTTGGTGGCACGAAAGCCAATGCACTGGCAGCAATGAACAATACCATGACCCGTGTAAACGGTGTCTTTGAAAAAGATTTCGCTGCCAGAATGGTTCTTATTTCCAATAACGATGCAGTAATTTATACCAACGCTTCTACAGACCCTTATTCTGCAGCTTCAGGAATGAGCAGCTGGAATTCTCAGCTCCAAAGCACACTGACTTCAGTAATCGGAGAAGCAAATTATGACATCGGACACCTGTTCGGAGCTTCCGGAGGTGGAGGAAACGCAGGATGTATCGGTTGTGTCTGTACAAATGGATCAAAAGGAAGCGGCTATACTTCTCCGGCAGATGCCATTCCATCAGGAGACAACTTCGATATCGATTATGTAGCCCACGAAATGGGGCATCAATTCGGAGGAAATCACACTTTCTCCCATGGCAACGAAGGTACAGGGGTTAATATGGAACCAGGCTCCGGATCAACCATTATGGGCTATGCAGGAATTACCGGCCAAGACGTACAGCCGCATTCCGATGCGTTCTTCCATGCAGTAAGCATCCAGCAGATCACCAATAATATCAAAGCTAAAACATGTCCGGTCAGCACCTCAACAGGAAATGCCATTCCTACAGCTAATGCCGGTCTTGATTATACCATTCCGAAAGGCACTCCATTCATGCTGACGGGAACCGGAACCGACGCGAACGGAGATTCTCTTACCTATATCTGGGAGCAGATGGACAATGCCTCATCATCCCAGACCGGAGCAAGCTCTGCGGCAAGTGCTACCAAAGCATCCGGACCTACTTTCAGATCATGGACGCCTACGACTTCTCCAACGAGATACTTCCCGAGAATGGCCTCCATATTAACAGGAGCCACCACTACCGCCGGTTCCGAGATTACTGTAGAAGCCTTATCCAATGTAGCAAGATCATTAAATTTCAGATTTACGGTGCGTGACAACAGATCCGGAGGCTCTGGAAATAATTCGGACGATGCTCTGATCACCGTTAATGCAACCGCAGGACCATTCAGTGTTTCTTCACAAAACTCAGCAACATCTTATGTGGGTGGAAGCTCACAAACCGTTACCTGGAACGTGGCAGGAACTACAGCAAACAATGTAAATGCTGCCAATGTAGACATCTTATGGTCCACAGACAGTGGAAACACATGGACTACCCTTCTTGCAGGAACCCCGAATGACGGCTCCCAGGCAGTAACCATCCCTAATTCATCAACCACAACGGGAAGAATTATGGTGAAAGGATCCAATCATATCTTCTTTGATGTGAATAATGCCAATATCACCGTCAATGCAGGTTCCGGAACGGATACCGTTGCACCTACAGCTCCTACTCTTGCCGCTTCCGGCACTACGGCTACCACCACGAATCTTTCATGGAGCGGAGCTACAGACAACGTTGGCGTTACAGGATATGATGTATATATGAACGGATCAATCATCGGGAATACAGCATCCACTACCTACACCGTGACAAGTTTAACTCCTGCAACTACTTACAGTTTCACAGTGAAATCCAAAGATGCTGCAGGAAATGTTTCCCCTTCAAGCAACACCGTAAACGTGACTACCCTTTCCGGAGGTACTGTTACCTACTGTACTGCCGGAGCAACCAATACTGCGGATGAAAGAATCGGAAATGTAAAATTCGGAACGATCAATAATACCTCAACAGGTACGGCCGGTTATGAAAACTTCACTTCCGTTTCTACCAATGTGACAAAAGGAAGCTCATATACCATTTCTGTAACTCCTACATGGACCTCAACAGTTTACAGTGAAACTTATGCCGTATATATTGACTATAACGGAGACGGGGACTTTACAGACAGTGGAGAACTTGCATGGACTAAAGCAGCATCAACTACAAGCCCTGCTACCGGAAACATTACGATTCCTGCTACTGCAGCTACCGGTTCTACCAGAATGAGAGTGATGATGAAGTACAGCTCATTGCCTACCTCTTCATGTGGAACCTATACCTACGGCCAGGTTGAAGATTATACATTGAATATTGTATCTTCAGGAAGAGGTGAAGCCCTTGATACCAAAGACCTGATGGCAACAGATATCAAACTGTATCCAAATCCTGTAAGAGATATGCTGCATGTTTCAAATACTACATCAGAAGATTACAAGATCTTTGATATGGGTGGAAAACTAATCACTTCAGGAAAACTGGAAAGAGGCAGTGTGAATGTGAACAGTCTTATCAAAGGTGCTTACATGATCCAGATTGGAGAAACAAGCAAAAGATTTATCAAAAACTAA
- a CDS encoding acyl-CoA dehydrogenase family protein, with protein MNTETIDNIKMIAETAREFAEKNIRPNIMEWDESQTFPKDLFHQLGEMGFMGIVVPEQYGGSGLGYHEYVAILDEISQVDPSIGLSVAAHNSLCTNHIYEFGNEEQRNKWLPQLASGKVIGAWGLTEHNTGSDSGGMSTTAVKDGDEWVISGAKNFITHAISGDIAVVMTRTGEKGAKNNSTAFVLEKGMPGFTSGKKENKLGMRASETAELIFDNVRVPDSHRLGEVGEGFKQAMKILDGGRISIAALSLGTARGAYKAALKYAKERHQFGKAISEFQAINFMLADMATEIDAAELLIQRASTLKNAKQKMTKEGAMAKLYASEACVRISNNAVQIFGGYGYTKDFPAEKFYRDSKLCTIGEGTSEIQRMVIGRDITK; from the coding sequence ATGAACACAGAGACTATTGACAACATTAAAATGATAGCGGAAACAGCAAGAGAGTTTGCTGAAAAAAACATCCGACCGAATATTATGGAGTGGGACGAGAGCCAGACATTTCCAAAAGACTTATTCCACCAGCTGGGTGAAATGGGTTTCATGGGGATTGTGGTTCCGGAGCAGTACGGAGGTTCCGGTTTAGGTTATCATGAATATGTTGCTATCCTGGATGAGATCTCTCAGGTAGACCCTTCTATCGGTCTTTCTGTAGCTGCACACAATTCACTTTGTACCAACCATATTTATGAGTTTGGAAATGAAGAGCAGAGAAACAAATGGCTTCCACAGCTTGCTTCAGGAAAAGTAATTGGTGCTTGGGGACTTACTGAGCACAATACAGGCTCTGATTCGGGAGGAATGTCTACTACTGCCGTAAAAGATGGTGACGAATGGGTCATCAGCGGTGCTAAAAATTTTATTACCCACGCTATTTCCGGGGACATCGCCGTAGTAATGACCAGAACAGGTGAAAAAGGGGCTAAAAACAACTCTACAGCTTTCGTTCTCGAAAAAGGGATGCCAGGCTTCACTTCAGGAAAAAAAGAAAATAAACTCGGAATGCGTGCTTCCGAAACTGCTGAACTGATCTTTGATAATGTTCGCGTACCAGATTCACACCGTTTGGGAGAAGTAGGTGAAGGATTCAAGCAGGCTATGAAAATTCTGGATGGCGGAAGAATCTCTATCGCTGCTTTAAGTTTAGGAACAGCAAGAGGAGCTTACAAGGCTGCTTTAAAATATGCCAAAGAAAGACATCAGTTCGGAAAAGCTATTTCTGAATTCCAGGCGATTAACTTTATGCTTGCAGATATGGCCACTGAAATAGATGCCGCTGAGCTTCTGATCCAGAGAGCTTCCACCCTGAAAAATGCCAAGCAGAAAATGACCAAAGAAGGGGCTATGGCAAAATTATACGCTTCAGAGGCATGTGTAAGAATTTCCAATAATGCCGTTCAGATTTTCGGAGGTTATGGATATACAAAAGACTTCCCTGCCGAGAAATTCTACAGAGATTCCAAATTATGCACCATCGGTGAAGGAACTTCTGAGATCCAGAGAATGGTAATCGGAAGAGATATCACAAAATAA